TCGGCGGCAACCCGCTCGTGCAGGGCACCACGGCGCGCACGGTCGCCCTCGGCGGGGCCCCCATGCTCGCCGGCAGCACGACCGACGCCCCGATGCTCCGCTGGACCGACGGCTCGGCCGGTGCGGTCGGCCTCGACGGCGGATCGATCGCCGGCGGACTGTCCCTGCTCGCCCCGGCGAACGCCTCCCGCACCGGCGGCGCCCTCGCCGAGGCGGCCGCGGCCCACGACCGGGTCGCGACCGACCTGGCGACCGCCGTGAACACCCTGCACGCCGCCGGCACGACGCCGAGTGGTGCGACCGGCACGCCGTTCTTCGCCCTCGCCGCCGGTGTCCCCGCCGCCCAGGGCCTGTCCGTCGTCCCGACCGACGCGAGCGGGCTCGCGACCCGGAACGCGGCCGGCCAGTTCGACGCCTCCGCCCTCTCGGCGATCGCCGCGGTCGGCAGCCGTGCCGGGGGCCCGGACGCGACCTGGGCGACCTTCGTGACGGGCGTGGGCAGCGCCTCCCGGACAGCCACGTCGGAGGCGACGCTCACCGGTCTCGCCCTGACCAACGCGCGCTCCCAGCAGCAGTCGAGCGCCGGGGTGTCGATGGACGAGGAGAACGTCTCGCTGCTCGCCTACCAGCACGCCTACCAGGGTGCCGCGCGCGTCCTGACCGCCGTCGACGAGATGCTCGACACCATCATCAACCGCCTCGGCCTCGTCGGGAGGAGCTGACCGTGATCAGCCGTGTGACCACCCAGATGACCATGGCCACCGCGCAGGCCCGCCTGCAGGCCGGCGCCGCGAAGCTCGCGGACCTCACCGACCAGGCGACGACGCTCAAGGC
The sequence above is drawn from the Curtobacterium sp. L6-1 genome and encodes:
- the flgK gene encoding flagellar hook-associated protein FlgK, encoding MVSTFGSLQTAYSGLAAARAGLDVTGQNIANAGTTGYTRQRIVQTEVGAPAQTGFVRGTAALAGQGVSVDAIARLASATLDTRVRFSAGAAAYADTRATGLDQLETGLHEPGADGLAAKLDAFWSAAADAATHIDDPGAASALLGAAKTVATALSAGSRSIEAQWSATRTTLGTQVDQLNDAAKQVADLNGQIRTAVASGGTANELLDQRDQLTERIATLTGANVRDNGDGTVDVVLGGNPLVQGTTARTVALGGAPMLAGSTTDAPMLRWTDGSAGAVGLDGGSIAGGLSLLAPANASRTGGALAEAAAAHDRVATDLATAVNTLHAAGTTPSGATGTPFFALAAGVPAAQGLSVVPTDASGLATRNAAGQFDASALSAIAAVGSRAGGPDATWATFVTGVGSASRTATSEATLTGLALTNARSQQQSSAGVSMDEENVSLLAYQHAYQGAARVLTAVDEMLDTIINRLGLVGRS